A stretch of the Asticcacaulis sp. ZE23SCel15 genome encodes the following:
- a CDS encoding MFS transporter — protein MTDSPPALPPQLAYARRQCTTDWNQRRRLRISVRFGNVRLWNAHTRVLGPPLGGFIVIYLDWRWIFYLNIPIGLIGIIMVMIFVPAVPRVPTTKIDWIGFILSGVSLSCLLISFEMAIHSADFTVLKSLLIVGSLAWIGYLRHARMHSDPLIDLTLLNVPTFRISIIGGSLMRITQGAQPFLVAMMLQLGLGFNAAHAGLIALAGAIGSLIMKLVARRILVRFGYRDTLIVSGMCAVGGYALCGFFRPDWPLMAILSVLATASFFMSLQFTAYNTIAYADISTDRMSAATSFYSNLQQLLLTLGVCVGSLALHVSMTIGHQDHLEPVNFTHAFIVVTCISALATFFNGRISANEGRSLME, from the coding sequence ATGACGGATTCTCCGCCGGCCCTCCCACCGCAACTCGCTTATGCACGCCGTCAGTGTACCACGGATTGGAACCAACGGCGACGGCTAAGAATAAGCGTGCGGTTTGGAAATGTCCGCTTATGGAACGCTCACACGCGGGTACTTGGGCCACCTTTGGGTGGATTTATCGTAATCTATCTCGATTGGCGCTGGATATTTTATCTGAATATTCCGATAGGACTTATCGGGATCATCATGGTCATGATTTTTGTTCCAGCCGTGCCCCGCGTGCCGACGACAAAGATTGATTGGATCGGCTTTATTCTATCGGGAGTGTCCTTAAGCTGTCTGCTGATCAGCTTCGAGATGGCCATTCATTCAGCGGATTTTACGGTATTAAAATCTTTGTTGATTGTTGGTTCATTGGCTTGGATCGGCTATCTCCGTCATGCCCGAATGCACTCCGATCCTCTGATCGATCTGACACTTCTCAACGTGCCGACTTTCCGGATTTCTATCATTGGCGGGTCATTAATGCGGATCACCCAAGGGGCGCAACCGTTTCTGGTTGCCATGATGTTGCAGTTGGGATTGGGATTTAATGCCGCACATGCGGGCCTGATCGCTCTTGCGGGCGCGATCGGCTCACTTATCATGAAGCTGGTCGCACGGAGAATTCTGGTACGATTTGGTTACCGCGACACCCTCATCGTCAGTGGTATGTGTGCGGTAGGCGGATATGCTTTATGTGGTTTCTTTCGGCCGGACTGGCCATTGATGGCGATACTTTCTGTTCTCGCCACAGCCAGCTTTTTCATGTCATTACAATTTACGGCCTACAACACCATAGCCTATGCCGATATCTCTACAGACCGCATGAGCGCCGCAACCAGTTTTTATTCCAACTTGCAGCAGCTCCTTCTGACCCTTGGCGTTTGTGTTGGATCACTGGCCTTGCATGTTTCAATGACAATTGGCCATCAGGATCACCTTGAGCCGGTCAATTTCACACACGCCTTTATCGTGGTGACCTGTATTTCGGCACTGGCAACGTTTTTCAATGGTCGTATTTCTGCGAATGAGGGAAGATCTTTGATGGAGTAA
- a CDS encoding carboxymuconolactone decarboxylase family protein — MNELAAAALSVSLAAATPVESVTKARTVSAEDVRSVAPALERYTQEALVGDVWKRPGLSARDRSLVTVAALIARNQTVGMPHYFRLALDNGVTPAELSETITHMAFYTGWPNAMGAVGVARDIFAERGIGPDQLPKAAPELMPIEPVGEAARATSVHQNVGPVSEGLVKYTGELLFHDLWLRPDLAPRDRSLITVTALIANGQVAQITFHLNRAMDNGLTQPQMSEVLAQVAFYAGWPNAMSAVPVVKDVFEKRSASK; from the coding sequence ATGAATGAACTCGCCGCCGCGGCTTTGTCAGTGTCATTAGCCGCCGCCACTCCCGTTGAGAGTGTCACCAAGGCCCGAACTGTCTCCGCCGAAGACGTCCGCTCTGTCGCTCCGGCACTTGAGAGATATACTCAGGAGGCGCTTGTTGGAGATGTTTGGAAACGTCCCGGCCTGTCTGCCCGCGATCGCAGTCTGGTTACGGTGGCGGCACTCATAGCCCGCAACCAGACGGTGGGCATGCCCCATTATTTTCGTCTGGCGCTTGATAACGGCGTAACGCCCGCAGAGCTGTCCGAGACCATCACCCACATGGCCTTCTATACCGGCTGGCCCAATGCGATGGGTGCCGTGGGCGTAGCCAGAGATATTTTCGCTGAACGCGGCATCGGCCCCGATCAATTGCCGAAAGCCGCCCCCGAACTGATGCCGATAGAGCCAGTGGGTGAAGCCGCGCGTGCCACAAGCGTGCATCAAAATGTAGGCCCCGTATCCGAAGGTCTGGTCAAATATACCGGCGAATTGCTGTTCCACGATCTGTGGCTGAGGCCTGATCTGGCCCCAAGGGATCGCAGCCTTATCACCGTCACTGCCCTGATCGCCAATGGTCAGGTGGCGCAGATCACCTTTCATCTCAACCGCGCCATGGATAATGGTCTGACGCAGCCACAAATGTCAGAGGTGCTGGCTCAGGTCGCCTTCTATGCGGGCTGGCCCAATGCCATGTCGGCGGTGCCGGTCGTCAAAGACGTTTTTGAAAAGCGCTCAGCAAGTAAGTGA
- a CDS encoding SDR family oxidoreductase, with translation MKLTDNTILITGGAAGIGFALARSLSAKGNRVIICGRSESTLQAAQEKVPALITHVCDIANTESRQSMVDWLRANYPTLNVVINNAGVQYRRDFRIDPSIGTLDQEVGINLIGPIYLIAELLPALKRQQEAFIINVTSALAFSPKADIPVYCATKAAMHAFTLSLRHQLKTTGIRVVEIAPPIVDTGLGGNTRSEGVTSQMMVSPEAFATEALLQLEADKDEVLVGISAELRRLGEALFERMNNRSQ, from the coding sequence TTGAAACTTACAGACAACACTATTCTCATTACTGGCGGGGCCGCCGGTATCGGTTTTGCCTTGGCTCGCAGCCTTTCGGCAAAAGGTAATCGCGTCATAATCTGTGGACGCAGTGAATCCACCCTGCAGGCCGCACAAGAAAAAGTACCCGCCCTGATCACGCATGTATGTGACATCGCCAATACCGAAAGCCGCCAATCTATGGTCGATTGGCTAAGGGCGAACTATCCGACGCTAAACGTCGTTATAAATAATGCTGGCGTTCAGTACCGGCGCGACTTCAGAATTGATCCGTCTATCGGCACGCTTGATCAGGAGGTGGGGATCAATCTCATCGGCCCGATTTATTTGATCGCCGAATTGCTTCCGGCCTTAAAGCGTCAGCAGGAAGCGTTCATTATCAATGTGACCTCAGCTCTCGCCTTCTCACCGAAGGCGGACATTCCGGTCTACTGTGCGACCAAGGCCGCGATGCACGCCTTCACGCTCAGCCTTCGCCATCAGTTAAAGACGACCGGAATCCGGGTGGTGGAAATCGCCCCTCCGATCGTCGACACCGGTCTGGGGGGCAATACGCGCAGCGAAGGGGTCACCAGCCAGATGATGGTCTCGCCGGAAGCGTTTGCGACGGAAGCCCTCTTGCAACTTGAAGCGGATAAAGACGAGGTTCTCGTGGGCATCTCCGCAGAGTTGCGCCGATTAGGTGAGGCTCTTTTTGAGCGAATGAACAACCGCTCGCAATGA
- a CDS encoding LysR family transcriptional regulator: MRLDQLNGLLALKIVADTRNFTVAAQRLGVSPSAVSQTIKQLEQRLGVALLARTTRSTSLTEAGDKFLSQAGPALDQVLVAMGEMGSYAQKPSGLLRLNLPRQVYPFYIAPLITNFIKEHPEITVELFFEDEQSDVVGEGFDAGIRLSDILAQDVAAIKLMGPVTFVVAASPNYLDLAGRPKRPEDLLMHGCICPRFGSGPYDRWEFEDNGEDISVHVKPSLIMNNSLLMLEAAVSGAGIVYTTENAIQNKVRSGELEIVLKPFACRSSGYYLYYPDRSQVLPKLRAFIDYVKLHKTKVPTDTQ; encoded by the coding sequence ATGCGCCTCGATCAACTCAACGGACTGCTGGCGCTCAAGATTGTGGCGGATACCCGCAACTTTACCGTAGCGGCGCAAAGATTGGGGGTGTCGCCATCGGCAGTAAGTCAAACTATCAAGCAATTGGAGCAGAGACTAGGGGTCGCATTGCTGGCGCGGACGACCCGTAGCACCAGCCTGACGGAGGCGGGCGATAAATTCCTCAGTCAGGCCGGACCGGCACTGGATCAGGTTCTCGTGGCGATGGGCGAAATGGGATCCTATGCGCAAAAGCCATCGGGATTGTTGAGATTGAACCTGCCCCGACAGGTCTATCCGTTTTATATCGCCCCCCTGATCACGAACTTCATCAAAGAACACCCGGAGATAACGGTGGAACTCTTTTTTGAAGACGAGCAGTCGGATGTCGTCGGTGAAGGGTTTGATGCCGGTATCCGTCTGTCCGACATTCTGGCACAGGACGTTGCCGCGATTAAGCTCATGGGTCCGGTCACCTTCGTCGTGGCCGCATCTCCCAACTATCTGGACCTTGCCGGACGGCCCAAGCGGCCAGAAGACCTTCTGATGCACGGCTGCATTTGTCCACGATTTGGCTCCGGGCCTTATGATCGCTGGGAGTTCGAGGATAACGGAGAAGATATAAGTGTGCATGTGAAACCATCCCTGATTATGAACAACTCACTCCTCATGCTGGAGGCGGCGGTTAGTGGGGCCGGCATTGTCTACACCACAGAAAATGCCATCCAGAACAAGGTGCGTTCAGGCGAACTCGAAATCGTCCTGAAACCCTTCGCCTGCCGTAGCTCAGGTTATTACCTTTATTATCCTGACCGTTCGCAGGTTCTCCCGAAGCTGCGCGCGTTCATCGATTATGTGAAACTGCACAAAACTAAAGTGCCGACCGATACCCAATGA
- a CDS encoding beta-L-arabinofuranosidase domain-containing protein → MTSRRTFLHTGSSALCACAIPVSAPTAQRRFPKSRPKLTPPAYGQVRLSEGRLKTQLTHQHDLFMGIDNDRLLKPFRVRAGQDAPGEDMGGWYDASDDFHIDPTDWSTANWHGYIPGHSFGQYMSGLARSYAITGDGATQAKVASMVRDFIPTISPSFFDGYPLPAYTYDKIVIGMVDAYRYAGVTEAKTALDLTTDAVLPYLPEKALTREERRARPYTQEAEIWDEPYILPEHLFQAWKLGMGDRYRDLAVRFLQNEALFEPLAAGVSPLKGKHAYSHVNALNSAIEAWYATNDIKYLKAAINGFDFVERQSYATGGWGPNEELVGADDTETLYTMLTDTHRTFETPCGAYGHFKITRSLLGITKDSRYGDSMERVLYNTILGAKPTEPNGDTFYYSDYSHTATKFFRGEAWPCCSGTFIQVAADYGISAYLLETNSLYVNLYVASQLTTQFSGETISVTQVTDYPLTNTSRIEINPAKDTGFKLYLRIPAWSGPATRVAVNGKPAAHIAAGKFLNIERIWQKGDVVEITFEMGLRLEPLNAAHPEMVAVMTGPLTLFPINAPETPLPRETWLKATRSTPDSWSVATIAGAITLKPFIAITNETYRLYNPLSV, encoded by the coding sequence ATGACATCGCGGAGAACCTTTCTTCACACCGGTAGTTCTGCGCTGTGCGCCTGTGCTATACCCGTAAGCGCGCCAACAGCGCAAAGACGGTTTCCCAAGTCTCGTCCGAAACTGACCCCGCCAGCTTATGGGCAGGTTCGCCTGTCGGAAGGTCGGCTAAAAACGCAGCTTACCCATCAACACGACCTGTTTATGGGCATCGACAATGATCGCCTGCTGAAGCCCTTTCGTGTGCGCGCCGGACAAGACGCCCCTGGCGAGGATATGGGAGGATGGTACGATGCCTCAGATGACTTTCATATCGACCCGACCGACTGGAGCACCGCCAACTGGCACGGCTACATACCGGGTCACAGCTTCGGTCAATACATGTCGGGTCTGGCCCGAAGCTACGCCATCACGGGGGATGGCGCTACGCAGGCAAAAGTCGCGTCTATGGTCCGAGACTTTATCCCAACCATCTCCCCCAGTTTTTTCGACGGCTACCCCCTGCCCGCCTATACCTACGACAAAATCGTCATCGGCATGGTCGACGCCTATCGCTATGCCGGCGTGACAGAGGCCAAGACGGCCCTCGACCTCACCACCGACGCCGTACTGCCTTATCTGCCGGAAAAAGCCTTAACCCGTGAGGAGCGCCGCGCCCGCCCCTACACTCAGGAAGCTGAGATATGGGATGAACCTTACATCCTGCCGGAACATCTTTTTCAGGCATGGAAGCTCGGTATGGGTGATCGATATCGAGACCTTGCCGTTCGGTTCCTACAGAATGAGGCTCTGTTTGAGCCTCTGGCAGCGGGCGTCAGCCCACTCAAGGGAAAACACGCCTACAGCCACGTCAATGCGCTCAATTCCGCGATCGAGGCATGGTACGCGACCAACGACATAAAATACCTGAAGGCTGCCATCAACGGTTTCGACTTTGTTGAGCGTCAGTCTTACGCGACCGGCGGTTGGGGGCCGAACGAGGAACTGGTCGGGGCTGACGACACCGAAACCCTCTATACCATGCTTACAGATACGCACCGGACGTTTGAAACGCCGTGCGGTGCGTATGGCCATTTTAAAATCACTCGCTCGCTGCTCGGTATCACCAAGGACAGCCGTTATGGCGACAGCATGGAACGGGTGCTTTACAACACCATCCTCGGTGCCAAGCCGACAGAGCCCAACGGCGATACCTTCTACTATTCCGACTATAGTCACACAGCGACCAAGTTTTTCCGTGGGGAGGCCTGGCCGTGCTGTTCAGGCACCTTCATTCAGGTTGCGGCTGATTATGGCATCAGCGCCTATTTGCTGGAAACCAACAGTCTTTACGTTAATCTCTATGTCGCCTCACAACTGACGACGCAGTTTTCCGGCGAAACGATCAGCGTCACTCAAGTCACCGACTATCCGCTAACGAACACGAGCCGCATCGAAATCAATCCGGCAAAGGACACAGGTTTCAAATTATATCTGCGCATTCCGGCCTGGAGCGGACCCGCTACACGCGTTGCCGTCAACGGGAAACCTGCCGCACACATCGCCGCCGGAAAGTTCCTAAACATCGAACGGATCTGGCAAAAGGGCGATGTCGTCGAGATCACTTTCGAAATGGGTTTGCGTCTGGAGCCACTAAACGCCGCCCACCCGGAAATGGTCGCGGTCATGACTGGCCCCTTAACGCTTTTCCCGATTAATGCTCCGGAGACACCGCTGCCGCGTGAAACCTGGTTGAAAGCAACACGCTCTACGCCTGATAGCTGGTCCGTTGCAACGATCGCAGGTGCCATAACTTTAAAGCCGTTTATAGCGATTACGAACGAGACATATCGTTTATACAATCCGCTGAGTGTCTAG
- a CDS encoding tyrosine-type recombinase/integrase, with protein sequence MSEEQLPTRTPPWNKGLLIGQKKPLQPKHVWSIRVRLELSQSPRDLALFNLAIDSKLRACDLVRLRVNDLCQAGKVRDRATIIQQKTGKPVKFEVTEHTRLSIERLLEQLPSGGSGHLFPGRSKHRPHISTRQYSRIVHTWVESIGLETTMYGTHTMRRTKASQLYRKTGNLRAVQLLLGHTKLESTVRYLGIEVDDALEMAEQIDL encoded by the coding sequence ATGTCCGAAGAACAACTTCCTACTCGCACCCCACCATGGAACAAGGGCTTACTGATTGGGCAGAAAAAGCCACTCCAGCCTAAGCACGTGTGGTCGATACGTGTGAGGCTCGAATTAAGCCAATCACCGAGAGACCTTGCCCTTTTCAATCTAGCTATCGACAGTAAACTAAGGGCCTGTGACCTAGTTCGCCTGCGCGTGAATGATCTCTGTCAAGCTGGGAAGGTCCGTGACCGGGCGACCATCATTCAGCAGAAGACCGGTAAGCCTGTAAAATTTGAGGTCACTGAACACACTCGATTGTCGATAGAGCGGCTACTTGAACAACTGCCTTCCGGTGGTTCAGGGCACCTCTTCCCCGGCCGATCAAAACACCGGCCTCATATTTCCACACGGCAGTACTCCCGGATCGTTCATACCTGGGTCGAGAGCATAGGTCTGGAGACGACGATGTATGGAACCCATACTATGCGTCGAACGAAAGCGTCACAGCTATATCGAAAGACAGGAAACTTACGAGCAGTGCAACTCCTCCTGGGTCATACCAAGCTGGAAAGCACGGTGAGGTATCTGGGCATCGAGGTTGATGACGCTCTAGAAATGGCCGAGCAGATTGACTTATGA
- a CDS encoding response regulator, with amino-acid sequence MPDRVIVLDDDPELRALLQRYLGENGFAVRAVSNSTALDRALARDPADVIILDLMMPGEDELSVCRRLRAQNDRTPIIMLTARGDPVDRVLGLEMGADDYLAKPFMPRELLARIAAVLRRRNASPLGLPMEGVMHFGPFRLDLAHMRLTRDERQIELSTREFVLLRTLITHRGRPLSRAQIIALAMGRDADVTDRAVDVQIARLRKAIEDDPASPVWIRTVWGHGYLFTAEVSS; translated from the coding sequence ATGCCTGACCGCGTTATCGTACTGGACGACGACCCCGAACTGAGGGCGCTTTTGCAACGCTATCTCGGTGAAAACGGCTTTGCCGTCCGTGCCGTGTCTAACTCAACGGCCCTTGACCGCGCCTTGGCTCGCGATCCGGCGGATGTCATCATCCTCGACCTTATGATGCCGGGGGAGGACGAACTCAGTGTGTGCCGACGCCTCAGGGCACAGAACGACCGCACGCCGATCATAATGCTGACGGCGCGCGGCGATCCGGTCGACCGCGTCCTGGGCCTTGAGATGGGGGCCGATGATTATCTGGCCAAGCCGTTCATGCCGCGCGAGCTGCTGGCGCGCATCGCCGCAGTTCTGCGTCGCAGAAACGCTTCTCCCCTGGGGTTGCCGATGGAGGGGGTGATGCACTTTGGCCCCTTCCGACTTGATCTCGCCCATATGCGCCTGACGCGGGATGAGCGGCAGATCGAATTGTCAACGCGTGAATTTGTTCTGCTGCGTACACTCATCACCCATCGGGGACGTCCCCTGTCGCGAGCGCAGATCATCGCTCTGGCCATGGGCCGCGATGCCGATGTTACCGACCGGGCTGTCGACGTACAGATCGCCCGGCTGCGCAAGGCGATCGAGGACGACCCCGCCAGTCCTGTATGGATACGCACCGTCTGGGGGCACGGCTATCTCTTTACGGCGGAGGTGTCGTCATGA
- a CDS encoding cupin domain-containing protein, translating to MTKAIVCAVAAALSVATLAHAESMQISANGSRPSAKGPDANFTGSVVVDPLYAASADTHNSGGLVSFEPGARSAWHSHPAGQTLIIVSGTGWIQEDGGAKHTVKPGDVIWTPPGLRHWHGATSSNGVSHIAITNVKDGKNVEWQEKVSDAQYLD from the coding sequence ATGACAAAAGCTATCGTTTGCGCTGTAGCGGCCGCGCTGTCCGTAGCAACGCTTGCTCACGCCGAATCCATGCAGATCAGCGCTAACGGATCGCGTCCGTCCGCAAAGGGGCCTGATGCCAACTTTACCGGTTCGGTCGTCGTTGATCCGCTCTATGCCGCCTCCGCTGATACACACAATTCCGGTGGCCTTGTCAGCTTCGAGCCCGGCGCTCGCTCGGCATGGCATAGCCATCCGGCGGGACAGACGCTGATTATCGTATCTGGCACAGGCTGGATTCAGGAAGATGGCGGCGCAAAGCATACCGTCAAACCGGGAGACGTGATCTGGACGCCTCCCGGCCTTCGTCACTGGCATGGGGCCACGTCATCAAACGGTGTCAGCCACATCGCCATTACCAATGTTAAGGACGGTAAAAATGTCGAGTGGCAGGAGAAGGTTTCTGATGCCCAGTATCTCGACTAG
- a CDS encoding putative quinol monooxygenase, translating into MDIKTMAAVGALTLGLTLSSVGIAQAETVVRIAELEIDPAQLDAYKAAVRDEMAESVRVEPGVIAIYAVALKNNPTQLRFFEIYANDAAYRTHIASPHFKKYVEVTQPMIRARTLLETDPVQLSANPRYGAIPTAADVVTQADRATQEGEQ; encoded by the coding sequence ATGGACATAAAGACAATGGCGGCAGTGGGTGCTCTCACACTTGGGCTGACGCTTTCGAGTGTTGGGATTGCGCAAGCTGAAACCGTGGTGCGCATCGCCGAACTTGAGATCGACCCGGCACAGCTAGATGCCTACAAAGCCGCGGTCCGAGACGAGATGGCTGAATCCGTCCGGGTCGAGCCCGGCGTTATTGCGATCTATGCCGTCGCGCTGAAAAATAACCCCACCCAGCTTCGTTTCTTTGAAATCTACGCCAACGATGCGGCCTACCGCACCCACATTGCTTCGCCGCATTTCAAAAAATACGTCGAAGTTACTCAGCCAATGATCCGCGCCCGGACGTTGCTTGAAACCGATCCTGTCCAGTTGAGCGCCAATCCCCGCTATGGTGCCATCCCTACGGCCGCAGACGTGGTAACGCAGGCAGATAGGGCAACTCAGGAGGGCGAGCAATGA
- a CDS encoding ATP-binding protein, which produces MSRFLRHLWPQSLWRQLLILTALVLMLAQILSMTLFAVMVLRPDLHRVAETTAHNLAAVIDASAEAPPEARAVMIARLQDSKWIALWPGDIPPDASGPAPRPMERAFMRALVKALGDREDLYWRTDGNRRLWIHVNFGPDPYWISLRSMSPRGPTGMMLVCTLVSAALSLFVAWLIGVKALKPLQTLREASERLDLSGRNSTLPEDGPTEIAAVSKSFNRMTQRLAQGEADRALVLAGISHDVRTPLARLKLALAMMKGDDAALMDSANRQIDTIDRIMSQFLTFARGFEAEAEAYLEAQALINELIVAYADAGVDGSADGGPILCRPEAVRRALANLLENALRYGEAPVHLSARLSEEGWVLSVRDSGQGIPEMHTEALRQPFTRGNEARTPAQPGSGLGLAIADKVARLHEGELRFTHHAEGFEAALILPRASYAQSVR; this is translated from the coding sequence ATGAGTCGGTTCCTTCGGCATCTGTGGCCGCAAAGCCTGTGGCGGCAGCTACTTATCCTGACGGCCCTAGTGCTGATGCTGGCGCAGATCCTGTCCATGACCCTATTCGCGGTCATGGTCTTGCGGCCCGATCTGCACCGCGTAGCGGAGACGACGGCCCACAATCTCGCCGCTGTCATCGACGCCTCAGCCGAGGCTCCCCCTGAGGCACGGGCTGTGATGATCGCCCGATTGCAGGATTCAAAATGGATCGCGCTCTGGCCGGGCGATATCCCGCCTGACGCCAGTGGCCCGGCTCCGCGCCCGATGGAGCGGGCCTTTATGCGCGCTCTGGTCAAGGCGTTGGGCGACCGCGAGGACCTGTATTGGCGCACCGATGGTAACCGAAGGCTGTGGATCCACGTCAATTTCGGCCCGGACCCTTACTGGATCAGCCTGAGGTCAATGTCCCCGCGTGGCCCGACCGGGATGATGCTGGTCTGCACGCTGGTGTCCGCCGCCCTGTCACTGTTCGTGGCCTGGCTGATCGGCGTCAAAGCTCTAAAGCCCTTACAGACCCTGCGAGAGGCCAGTGAGAGGCTCGATCTTTCCGGTCGCAATTCCACCCTGCCCGAAGACGGGCCGACCGAGATCGCCGCCGTGTCGAAAAGCTTCAATCGCATGACGCAACGGCTGGCTCAGGGTGAGGCCGATCGGGCGCTGGTCCTGGCGGGCATATCCCATGACGTGCGCACCCCTCTAGCGCGGCTGAAGCTGGCGCTGGCCATGATGAAGGGAGACGATGCCGCCCTCATGGATAGCGCCAACCGCCAGATCGACACCATCGACCGCATAATGTCGCAGTTTCTGACCTTTGCGCGCGGCTTTGAAGCTGAGGCTGAGGCCTATCTAGAGGCGCAGGCCCTGATCAACGAACTCATCGTGGCCTATGCGGATGCGGGTGTCGATGGTTCGGCTGACGGCGGACCTATCCTGTGCCGGCCCGAAGCGGTGCGCCGCGCCCTTGCCAACCTGCTTGAAAACGCCCTGCGCTATGGCGAAGCACCGGTTCATCTGTCCGCGCGGCTGAGCGAAGAGGGCTGGGTTTTATCCGTCAGGGATAGCGGGCAGGGAATCCCGGAGATGCATACAGAGGCCCTGCGACAACCCTTTACCCGTGGCAATGAGGCCCGCACCCCGGCTCAGCCCGGCAGTGGACTGGGGCTGGCTATTGCCGACAAGGTAGCCCGACTGCACGAAGGTGAACTGCGCTTTACCCATCACGCTGAAGGATTTGAGGCCGCACTTATTCTGCCGAGGGCTTCATACGCGCAAAGTGTCCGGTGA
- a CDS encoding DUF1330 domain-containing protein yields the protein MKMANLLFCALLICALSTGAASAQTSPVPVPHAYYIAEFEPTVPDAIKPYSAQVASTFEPFGGRFIVRGGRAEFLEGAPSKGRIVIIQFDSLEKAQAWYDLPAYTALREIRYKAGISRVFILEGLNPQGAAQ from the coding sequence ATGAAGATGGCAAATCTGTTGTTCTGCGCGCTGCTCATCTGCGCACTCTCCACGGGCGCTGCCAGCGCGCAAACATCGCCAGTACCCGTCCCGCATGCCTATTACATCGCTGAATTTGAGCCTACGGTGCCTGATGCGATAAAGCCATATAGCGCCCAGGTGGCCTCCACGTTCGAACCCTTTGGCGGTCGCTTTATCGTCCGTGGCGGGCGCGCCGAATTCCTCGAAGGGGCACCGTCCAAGGGCCGCATCGTCATCATACAATTTGATAGCCTCGAAAAAGCACAAGCTTGGTACGATTTGCCCGCTTACACCGCGTTGCGCGAAATTCGTTACAAGGCTGGCATTTCGCGCGTCTTCATCCTCGAAGGCTTAAATCCGCAGGGCGCTGCGCAATAA
- a CDS encoding SDR family oxidoreductase yields MENANKVVVITGASSGLGEATARLLVQQGAKVVLGARRLDRLKALASELGLSEDAVVQTDVVDHAQVQRLVDRAITLHGRIDVLINNAGLMPSSMLDKLMIDDWDRMIDVNIKGVLYGIAAALPHMQTQKSGHIINVASVAGHKVGPGGTVYAATKHAVRVISEGLRQEVKPYNIRTTIISPGAVATELTDTITDPDVAAGMTQVYAGAISADAFARTVAFAMSQPEDVDINEILFRPTAQAY; encoded by the coding sequence ATGGAAAACGCCAATAAGGTTGTGGTCATCACCGGGGCCAGCAGCGGTTTAGGCGAGGCCACCGCCCGCCTTCTGGTGCAGCAAGGCGCAAAAGTGGTCCTTGGAGCCCGTCGTCTTGACCGCCTAAAAGCGCTGGCCAGTGAGTTGGGGCTTAGTGAAGACGCTGTCGTGCAAACCGATGTTGTAGACCACGCGCAGGTTCAACGGCTTGTTGATCGGGCCATCACCTTGCACGGTCGCATCGACGTGCTGATCAACAATGCCGGCCTCATGCCGTCATCCATGCTGGATAAGCTGATGATTGACGACTGGGATCGGATGATCGACGTCAACATTAAGGGTGTCCTCTATGGCATCGCAGCCGCACTTCCGCATATGCAGACGCAAAAGAGTGGTCATATTATCAATGTTGCTTCGGTCGCGGGTCACAAGGTGGGCCCCGGTGGCACCGTCTATGCCGCGACCAAACATGCGGTGCGCGTGATATCCGAAGGGCTGCGTCAGGAAGTCAAACCCTACAATATCCGCACCACGATCATTTCGCCGGGAGCTGTTGCGACAGAGCTTACTGACACGATCACTGATCCGGACGTTGCCGCCGGGATGACGCAGGTCTATGCAGGCGCCATCTCAGCGGATGCGTTCGCGCGCACAGTTGCCTTCGCCATGAGCCAGCCCGAAGACGTTGACATCAACGAAATCCTTTTCCGCCCCACGGCTCAGGCCTATTGA